The Candidatus Dadabacteria bacterium sequence CACCTGATTAAAATCGAGCTCTATGGGTGTGGTCCTGCCAAAAATGCTGACCAGTACCTGCACCCTGGCTTTTTCGGGTTTTACATCTTCTATAATTCCGGAAAAATTAGCAAAAGGACCTTCTATAACTCTTATGGATTCTCCTTTTTCAAAAGCGACGCTCGGCTTGGGCTTGAGCGTGCCCTCTTTTGCCCTTGTTTTTATCTCGTTAACTTTTTCTTCGTCAACTTCGGGGATGGAATCAATATTTATCTTTCCATCAACCGGGCGACCTCCCACGAAACTTATCACTTTCGGTATCTCCCGTACGAAATCCAGGGTTTCCTTGTTAAGTTCCATTTTAAGCATTATATATCCGGGA is a genomic window containing:
- the nusG gene encoding transcription termination/antitermination protein NusG, which gives rise to MPSKWYIVHVNTGFEERVKTQIENGMESMNNENLAIDEVFIPTETVVETQKGGRKRTSIRKFFPGYIMLKMELNKETLDFVREIPKVISFVGGRPVDGKINIDSIPEVDEEKVNEIKTRAKEGTLKPKPSVAFEKGESIRVIEGPFANFSGIIEDVKPEKARVQVLVSIFGRTTPIELDFNQVEKI